From the genome of Candidatus Methylomirabilota bacterium:
TCGCCTCTGGGTGCTGATCGCCGCCGTCATCTTCGTCGCCGCCTCGCTCACCGACTGGCTCGACGGGCGCATGGCGCGGCGCCGGAACCAGGTGACGCGGTTTGGGACCCTGCTCGACCCGGTGGCGGACAAGCTGCTCGTGGCCGCCGCGCTCGTCGCCCTGGTGCAGGTGGAAATGATCGGCGCCTGGGTCGCCATGGTCATCATCGGCCGCGAGCTGGCCGTGACGGGGCTCCGAGGCGTCGCGCTCTCCATGGGCGTGGTGGTGCCCGCCTCCAAGTTCGGCAAGCTCAAG
Proteins encoded in this window:
- the pgsA gene encoding CDP-diacylglycerol--glycerol-3-phosphate 3-phosphatidyltransferase, producing MNLPIALTLFRIVLVPLIIVFVISSDRLWVLIAAVIFVAASLTDWLDGRMARRRNQVTRFGTLLDPVADKLLVAAALVALVQVEMIGAWVAMVIIGRELAVTGLRGVALSMGVVVPASKFGKLKTVSQYVAITILILERGVPPEYVPFHLISVGVLWVALALTVVSGADYFYRFFLKAGPRAIIKDQERWP